The sequence below is a genomic window from Arthrobacter sp. U41.
CGTCCCACGTTGCCACACGAGCTGTCCGTGCATTGCCGGTATTCTGTCTGGGGACAAGAGACCAGCAGAACGGACCACCTTGGTACAGATCGAACAGCTCGCCGCCCGCACCCCGGCAGTTTCAGTGGATGAAATCCTCAACGGTTTCTATCCATCGCCGCGCTTCGGTGAGGTTTCGTTTTCCAGCTACCGGCCGGATCCGTCCCAGCCCAGCCAGGCAAACGCCGTCGGGGCACTGGAAGGTTTCGCGGCAAACGTCGGGGCCCGCGACGGCGACGGGCTCTTCAAGCGCCTCTTCGGCAAGAAGGACACCTCCCGGGCCGGGATCTACCTCGACGGCGGCTTCGGCGTCGGCAAGACCCACCTCCTGGCCTCGCTGTGGCACGCGGCGCCCGGGCCCAAGGCCTTCGGCACCTTCGTTGAGTACACCAACCTGGTCGGGGCACTGTCCTTCCGCAAGACCGTCGAGGCCCTGAGCCACTACAAGCTGGTCTGCATCGACGAATTCGAGCTGGATGATCCGGGCGACACCGTCCTGATGTCCCGGCTCATGCGTGAACTGGCCGACGCCGGCGTCAAGCTCGCGGCCACCTCGAACACCCTGCCGGGGTCCCTGGGCGACGGCCGGTTTGCCGCCGTCGACTTTGCCCGCGAAATCCAGGTGCTGGCGGACCAGTTCGACGTCGTCCGGATCGACGGCGAGGACTTCCGCCACCGCGGTCTGCCGGCCGCGCCGCTGCCGCTGCCGAACGATCAGTTGACGCACCACATGCAGAATGAATTCCACGGCAAGACGGTGGCACGCGATGAGTTCAGCACGCTGATCAACCACCTGGCTGGCGTCCACCCGAGCCGTTACCGCCAGATGCTGGACGGGATCGAAGGCGTGGTCTGGAAGAACGTCCACACCATCACCGAACAGGCTGTCGCGCTGCGCTTCGTGGTGCTCGCGGACCGGCTGTACGACAAGGACGTGCCGATCCTGGCCAGCGGCGTGCCCTTTGACCAGCTCTTCACCGAGGAAATGATGACCGGCGGGTACATGAAGAAGTACTTCCGCGCCGTCTCGCGGCTCACCGCCCTGGCCCGCGAGGGCCAGAACCACGAGCCCTCCTAGCGTTTAGAGCAACGCGGGGTCAGCTACAGCCCATCCTGATGCACCGGATGGGCCGTAGCTGACCCCGCGTTGCTTGTTTAAGCGCCGTTAAACGCCGGAGGTGCCGGCGCCGCCTCTCGGCGGGACCGGCACCTCGCTGACGTATCTGGGTCAGAGGCCTGGCTGGCGGGGTTCCCCGGCTACGGGGGGCTCACCGGCGACGGGAGGCTGGTCGGTGACCGGGGCCGTGTTCGGCCGGTCGTTCGCCTTGTCCACGAAGTCGGAAGCGCCCCGCTGCGCGGCATCAATCTTGTCGGCGTGCTTTCCGCCGGTCTTGGAGTCGACGAAATCGCCGGCCTTCTTGATGCCGTCCTTGATGGCTTTTTCGTTGCCACCAATAATGTGCTGAGCCTTGCCCTTTAGATCGTCAAGTAAACCCACGGGCACCTCCCTTCAGTCGCGGAGCCAGATCGCTCCTTGCGTTTTCTACCCTAGCCGGAGGTGATGGAGGTGCCAAGGGTGTCCGCCCACAGGGTAAAAGGCGCCGGGTCAGGTGCACAGGGCAGAAGGACCTGTAGGGCACAAAAAAAGCAGCTCCGGGGAGCTGCTCGTGTGGTGGGCGATACTGGGATCGAACCAGTGACCTCTTCCGTGTCAGGGAAGCGCGCTACCGCTGCGCCAATCGCCCGCAACCGGAAGGATCCGGAGTGGAGTTGTAATGAAGAGAGCGGACGACGAGATTCGAACTCGCGACATCCACCTTGGCAAGGTGGTGCTCTACCAGCTGAGCTACGTCCGCATTTTAGTCCATGCCGGCGGGGCCGGTGGTACTGCATCAAGCAAGTCGCCTTGCTTTGGTGGGCGATACTGGGATCGAACCAGTGACCTCTTCCGTGTCAGGGAAGCGCGCTACCGCTGCGCCAATCGCCCCTTGCATCCGACCTAAACCGGAAACCAGGGTTTTCACCGAGGTGGGTACGGGATTCGAACCCGTGTATACGGCTTTGCAGGCCGCTGCCTCGCCTCTCGGCCAACCCACCGTGTAAGTACGGTTCCGAAGAACCCTACCGTGACAGTGTCCTGCGAGCGGACGACGAGATTCGAACTCGCGACATCCACCTTGGCAAGGTGGTGCTCTACCAGCTGAGCTACGTCCGCAATATTGTCTGCAATTCCCCGCCGCAATCGGCATTTCCTCGCGTTCCAACGAGTAAGAACTCTATAGGAGGTTCAGGGAACTTACAAATCGAGATGGCGGGGCCGGACGCCAAGGCCGCTACATCCTTGATATCTAGACATTCTTGCTAATTACAGCGCTGTAATTAGGCGCGGTTTCCAGGCGGCATCCAGATGCTCCCCGTGGCCCACCCGGGTTGATCGGTGCCTCCGCCGACGACGCATTCGAGGACAAAGTGGGAGGGTGACGCTCCGATTTCTAAATTCCGCCGGGGTGGGCTAGCATTCAATGGCATTGGGGCGATTGGCGCAGTGGTAGCGCGCTTCGTTCACACCGAAGAGGTCACTGGTTCGAACCCAGTATCGCCCACCCAAGAAATGGTCCGTTCCGCTCACCGAGCGGGGCGGACCATTGTTGTTAGTGCAGTGGGGCCGCTGTTTGCCCCACTGTCAGAGCCCCGTGAAAGAGTCTTGCCATGACCGCCCCACTTCTTGCCCACGCCACGGACTATGGCCGGATGTATGCCCGCTCCACCTCGGAGCAGTTCTCCGTGCCGTCCATCACCACGGTGATCGGCCAGCAGCCGCACGGCCTGGACGGCTGGTTTGGGTACATGGGCGCCAATAGCCTTGCCCAGGATCCGACCCTGCCCGGCATTCTCGGCAGCCCGGCCAAAGTGCGCCAGGCAGTGAGCCGCGCGGCGAAGGCGGCGGAGACTTACCGGGACGACGCAGCCAAGCGCGGGGACCGGGTACACAACTACTGCGAGCAGGTTGCCTTGCGTGCCCTGGGCCGCCCGCACCAGATGAAGGAAACGCGCGAAGCCCTCGCCGCCAACGGCGAGGAAGGGTTTGCGGCCCGCTTCGACGAGTGGTGGGAACTCTTTCAGGTGGAGCCGATCGCCCCGGAAATTACCGTCTGGAACAAGACCGTCGGCTACGCCGGCACGCTGGACCTTGTGGCCAAGATCAATGGCCGGACCTGCCTCATCGACTACAAGACCAAGGGCACCAGCCGCGACGGCACCGTCAAACCGCTGGACGACAAAGTGGTCATGCAGCTCGTGGCCGGCATGAAGGCCGAGGAAAGCCTCGTGGACCCGGTTGCAGGGGAGTGGGAAGCCTGGCAGCACGGCGAATCCCCGATCCTGCTGGCGGTGGCGATCGGCGAGACCGAAGTCCGTCCGCTGCGCGCCAACCCGGACGTCCTGAAGCACCACTGGTGGAAGTTCTGCGCCCTGCGGCGCGTCTGGGAGATGTCCGCCGACACTACAGCTGCCGGAACGGCGCTGCTCCCGCTGGCACCGCCGCCTACTACCCGGTAGTTCCAACTCGGCCGACGCCAACGCCGCGCACTCCGGCTGGTGGCGGCGTCGGCCAATATTCGTGCCGGTGACGGCATCGGCCAATAGCTGCGCTGTCCTGCAGGGTCCCCGATTGCGGCGTCACTGACCACCGCAGTCCTGCCGCCGAGCTGGACCCGTCAGGCTGCGGGGCCGAGGGCTGAGGGGCGGAAATAGGAGTTGCGCCTGGGTTTTTGGCGTGGGTCCAGGTGGGGTGGCGGGATGAACCACGGAACGCCGTTTTGCAGCTGGATGGTCCAGTGTTCTTTGTGGATCACGTGGTGGTGGTGGGAGCAGAGAAGAACGCCTTTCTCGGTGCCGGTCGTGCCGCCGCGGGACCAGTAGTCGATATGGTGCGCTTCGCACCAGGGCGCCGGGATGGTGCAGCCGGGGAACGCGCAGCCCAGGTCACGGGCGGTGAGCGCTTTGCGGATGTGCGGCGGGAAGACCCGTGAGGCGCGGCCGATGTCCAGGATCCGCCCTTCGCTGCCGAGGAGGATGGGGATGATGTCCGCGTCGCAGGCGATCTTCCGGACCGTGGAGGCGGTGACGGGTCCGGTGAAGAGCAAGTTTCCGGTGTGCTCCATCGGGTCACCGGGGGCGGCGGCGCCGTCGACGGTGGCGAGGCGGGCGAGCAGGTCGCGGTAGTCGATGGTGACCATGACCTGCGGGCGCAGTCCTCCGGCGGCGGGCAGGGTTCCGGCGGCGAGGGCGACCTTGGCGGCGCTGACGAGGCCGTCGAGGTGTTTCTGCGGGCGTGAGCGGAGATCGAGCGGGATGTCGGCGCTGTCCTGGCCGCCCTCGGCCCAGGGGACCCGGCCTGCGGTGGAGGAGGTGGCGGTTCCGGCGGCCGTGAACCCGGCGGCGGCGCGGGGGTTGGTGGCGGTGTTCATGACGGTCATGAGGTGTTCGAACTGTTCGGCGGTCGCGAAGATTTCGAGGTGCTGGAGTCCGTGGCGGGGTTTGCGGATGAAGGCGCCCTGGAGCTGGCGCAGGAGTTCTTCGGAGGGCTCGGCGCCGTCCTGGTCCAGCGCGTCGGTCCAGCTCCGGGCGACGCGGGTCAGGAAGTCCGGGTCGTTCTCGGCGGCGGTGCGGGTCAGGGCGTGCTCCATCCGGTCGGCGGCCTCGGCGTCGCAGACGTGCCGGACCCGGTCCAGCGCGAGGGTGATGATCGTCGCGGAGCGGGACGGGACCTCCCCGGTGGCGACGGCGGCACTGAGTTCCCCGTGCACCGGCGGCAGGCGTTCGCCGGTGAATCCTTGGCGCGGCAACAGACTCCCGGCGAGTGCGAGCCGGCGGCGGGCTTCGGCGGCGCTGATCCGCAACCGCGCCCGGAGGAATTCCGTGGTGTTCCGGTACCCGTCATCCACGGCTTCAGCAACAGCAACAGCAACCGTCGGGCCGTCAGCGGCGGCCGGGGCGTCCACAGCTCCCGCCGCGGCCTCGGCCACGCTGTCCAATCCGGCAGTCCCAGCCCCGGCCTCCGTGAACGTGCCGGGGCCGGTGTTTTCCCGCCAGCCGGTGGTCCATGAGGTGCCCGCCCTCGTGGCGGAAGCCGCGGCCCGCTGCCGGGTCCGGTCCACGGCCCCGGCCGCCACGAGCTGCAGATATTCCATGACCCGAGAGAGCTCCTCCACCGTGCCGGCGAAATCCGAGGCGGCCTGGAACCCAAGCAGCGCCGCGTCCCCGACCGCCGTCAACCCCACTTCCCGGAGGATGGCGAGGGCCTCGTTCACACCGTCCATACCGGGCTGTCCGGCCCGGGGGGTACCGCGGTCGGTGCTGTGTTCAGCGTCCCGGTCCGTGTCCTCGGAAGCAATGAAATCCCTGACGGTTTCCATGAAACAAAATTTACCGCGGAGCTATGACATTCTTGGGAAGACCGGAAAGGGGCAGCAGTTCTGTGGGCGACCTCTTCCTGGCACCCTGCTGTGTCAAGCCCACAGCGTCCACCCACGCCCACCCGCCCCAGCCGTGGCATCCAGCCCAGCCCTCCGCAGTCTTCCCGCAATCCCATGCGCGCCCGGCCCCTGCCGGGACGCCGCTCCGGTCTGCCGGGGGCGACGCTCCGCTCCGCCAAGCCGATTCCTCGAACCCGTCCGGGCCGAGTCCCAGTGTGCAACTAAACTGGACAGGATCCCGTCGTCGCCCACTGTAAGGACAGATTGCACATGGCCATTTTGAATATCCGCATCATCGGGGATCCTGTGCTGCGCACAGTTGCCGATCCCGTGACGGAATTCGGGCCGGAGCTGGCGAAGCTTGTTGCCGACATGACCGAAACCATGGAGGACGTGGACGGGGCAGGCCTGGCCGCACCCCAGGTCGGCGTCAGCCAACGGGTATTCACCTACCGCATCCGCGGCGTCGAGGGACACATCATCAACCCTGTGCTGGAGAACAGCGAGGACTTCCAGCCCGACGAAGTGGAGGGGTGCCTCTCCATCCCCGGTCTGGTCTTCCCGGTCCGCCGGCACCGGCTCACCCGCGTCACCGGCGTGGACCTGCACGGCAACCCCGTCGCGGTGGAGGGCGAAGGCATGCTGGCGCGGGCCTTCCAGCACGAGACCGACCACCTCGACGGCATTCTCTTTACCGACCGGCTGGAGGGCGAGGACCGGAAGGCCGCGCTGCGCGCCATCCGCAACGCCAACTACGACTCCATTACCGAGCAGACGACGGCGAAGCGCGCCAAAACGGTCGGCACCAGCTTCGGATCCGGCAACGCAGGTACCGGAAGCTTCGGCGCCTTCGGTAACTCCCAGTGAGGGTTCTCTTCGCCGGGACCCCGGCCGTGGCAGTGCCGTCCCTGGACGCGCTCGTTGAGGCAGGATTCGACGTCGTTGCCGTCCTGACCCGCCCGGACGCCCCGCTCGGACGCAAACGCGTGCTGACGCCGTCGCCCGTTGCCGCCCGCGCCGCGGAACTTGGCATCCCGATCATCCACGCCTCAAAGGTGGACGCCGCGGTGACCGGGCAGATCGCGGCGGCTGCCCCTGACGTAGCCGCCATCGTCGCCTATGGGGGCCTCATTCCGAGGGCCGCCCTGGACATACCCCGGCATAGCTGGATCAACCTGCACTTCTCCCTGCTGCCGGCCTGGCGCGGCGCGGCCCCGGTCCAGCGGTCCCTGATCGCCGGCGACGACGTCACCGGCGCTGTCACTTTCCTGCTGGAGGAAGGGCTGGACACCGGCCCCGTGTTCGGCACCCTGACCGAAGCCGTCCGCCCCGACGACACCGCCGGCGCGCTGCTCGAGCGGCTGTCCCACAGCGGCGCGGTGCTGCTGACCCAGACGCTGTCCGCGGTCGACGCCGGCCGGGCCGCCGCGGTACCGCAACAGGGCGAAGTCAGCCTGGCCCCCAAACTCACCCTCGAGGACGGCCGGCTCGACTGGCAGCAGCCGGCCCTGGCGATCGGCCGGCGGGCCCGCGGGGTCACCCCGGAACCCGGCGCGTGGACCACCCTGGATGGCCAGCGGGTCAAGCTGGAACCGGTAATCATGCGGTCGGGTGACCCGGCCCTGAAACCGGGACAGCTGGCCCTGGAGGGCAAGAGTGTGCTGGTGGGAACCGGCTCACATCCGGTGGAACTGACCCGGATCCAGCCGTCGGGCAAGAAAATGATGACCGCCGCTGATTGGGCGCGCGGACAGGCAAC
It includes:
- the fmt gene encoding methionyl-tRNA formyltransferase, producing MRVLFAGTPAVAVPSLDALVEAGFDVVAVLTRPDAPLGRKRVLTPSPVAARAAELGIPIIHASKVDAAVTGQIAAAAPDVAAIVAYGGLIPRAALDIPRHSWINLHFSLLPAWRGAAPVQRSLIAGDDVTGAVTFLLEEGLDTGPVFGTLTEAVRPDDTAGALLERLSHSGAVLLTQTLSAVDAGRAAAVPQQGEVSLAPKLTLEDGRLDWQQPALAIGRRARGVTPEPGAWTTLDGQRVKLEPVIMRSGDPALKPGQLALEGKSVLVGTGSHPVELTRIQPSGKKMMTAADWARGQATLESVVFE
- a CDS encoding antitoxin codes for the protein MGLLDDLKGKAQHIIGGNEKAIKDGIKKAGDFVDSKTGGKHADKIDAAQRGASDFVDKANDRPNTAPVTDQPPVAGEPPVAGEPRQPGL
- a CDS encoding HNH endonuclease signature motif containing protein → METVRDFIASEDTDRDAEHSTDRGTPRAGQPGMDGVNEALAILREVGLTAVGDAALLGFQAASDFAGTVEELSRVMEYLQLVAAGAVDRTRQRAAASATRAGTSWTTGWRENTGPGTFTEAGAGTAGLDSVAEAAAGAVDAPAAADGPTVAVAVAEAVDDGYRNTTEFLRARLRISAAEARRRLALAGSLLPRQGFTGERLPPVHGELSAAVATGEVPSRSATIITLALDRVRHVCDAEAADRMEHALTRTAAENDPDFLTRVARSWTDALDQDGAEPSEELLRQLQGAFIRKPRHGLQHLEIFATAEQFEHLMTVMNTATNPRAAAGFTAAGTATSSTAGRVPWAEGGQDSADIPLDLRSRPQKHLDGLVSAAKVALAAGTLPAAGGLRPQVMVTIDYRDLLARLATVDGAAAPGDPMEHTGNLLFTGPVTASTVRKIACDADIIPILLGSEGRILDIGRASRVFPPHIRKALTARDLGCAFPGCTIPAPWCEAHHIDYWSRGGTTGTEKGVLLCSHHHHVIHKEHWTIQLQNGVPWFIPPPHLDPRQKPRRNSYFRPSALGPAA
- the def gene encoding peptide deformylase produces the protein MAILNIRIIGDPVLRTVADPVTEFGPELAKLVADMTETMEDVDGAGLAAPQVGVSQRVFTYRIRGVEGHIINPVLENSEDFQPDEVEGCLSIPGLVFPVRRHRLTRVTGVDLHGNPVAVEGEGMLARAFQHETDHLDGILFTDRLEGEDRKAALRAIRNANYDSITEQTTAKRAKTVGTSFGSGNAGTGSFGAFGNSQ
- the zapE gene encoding cell division protein ZapE; translation: MVQIEQLAARTPAVSVDEILNGFYPSPRFGEVSFSSYRPDPSQPSQANAVGALEGFAANVGARDGDGLFKRLFGKKDTSRAGIYLDGGFGVGKTHLLASLWHAAPGPKAFGTFVEYTNLVGALSFRKTVEALSHYKLVCIDEFELDDPGDTVLMSRLMRELADAGVKLAATSNTLPGSLGDGRFAAVDFAREIQVLADQFDVVRIDGEDFRHRGLPAAPLPLPNDQLTHHMQNEFHGKTVARDEFSTLINHLAGVHPSRYRQMLDGIEGVVWKNVHTITEQAVALRFVVLADRLYDKDVPILASGVPFDQLFTEEMMTGGYMKKYFRAVSRLTALAREGQNHEPS
- a CDS encoding cytochrome produces the protein MTAPLLAHATDYGRMYARSTSEQFSVPSITTVIGQQPHGLDGWFGYMGANSLAQDPTLPGILGSPAKVRQAVSRAAKAAETYRDDAAKRGDRVHNYCEQVALRALGRPHQMKETREALAANGEEGFAARFDEWWELFQVEPIAPEITVWNKTVGYAGTLDLVAKINGRTCLIDYKTKGTSRDGTVKPLDDKVVMQLVAGMKAEESLVDPVAGEWEAWQHGESPILLAVAIGETEVRPLRANPDVLKHHWWKFCALRRVWEMSADTTAAGTALLPLAPPPTTR